A single region of the Luteolibacter arcticus genome encodes:
- a CDS encoding protein-disulfide reductase DsbD domain-containing protein: MKSLLLALLLTGSAVAEENPLSVELLSEVKAIAPGETFTVGLHLKPPAGFHTYWKHPGIVGVATSVEWSLPPGFSAGESQWPAPQTVKMARYTAQGYRGESLLLVPITAPKTVPDPLVTLTAHVSWMCCGPQCHPASKVPFSITLPVAPSSTATATADPTTKPLFDRFREQVPKKDDAWRVEIARQFDSLLLTLTSNQPQLTRDVAELGTLRFFTADGQIDSDREQKVTRGPGQKLRIELPLSKQSHEGSKLAGVVVAQQSWRKDGTSVALELP; this comes from the coding sequence CTTGGCTCTGCTTCTCACCGGGTCCGCGGTGGCGGAAGAGAACCCGCTATCGGTGGAGTTGCTCTCGGAGGTGAAAGCCATTGCGCCCGGCGAAACCTTCACGGTGGGGCTGCATCTCAAACCACCTGCGGGATTTCACACCTACTGGAAACACCCTGGCATCGTCGGCGTGGCAACGAGCGTCGAATGGTCGCTGCCGCCCGGCTTTTCTGCAGGCGAAAGCCAGTGGCCCGCTCCACAAACGGTGAAAATGGCTCGATACACCGCCCAAGGATACCGCGGCGAATCCCTTCTCCTGGTGCCAATCACGGCTCCTAAAACAGTTCCCGACCCTCTCGTTACCTTGACCGCCCACGTCTCTTGGATGTGCTGCGGTCCCCAGTGCCACCCCGCAAGCAAGGTTCCGTTCTCCATCACCTTGCCGGTCGCCCCTTCCTCGACTGCAACCGCGACTGCGGATCCCACCACCAAGCCGCTGTTCGATCGCTTTCGCGAGCAAGTCCCGAAAAAGGACGATGCCTGGCGAGTGGAGATCGCGCGTCAATTCGACTCCCTCCTGCTGACCCTCACCTCCAATCAGCCGCAGCTCACCCGTGACGTCGCAGAGCTTGGAACGCTCCGCTTCTTCACCGCGGACGGCCAGATTGATTCGGATAGGGAACAAAAGGTCACCCGCGGACCCGGACAAAAGCTTCGCATCGAATTGCCGCTCTCCAAACAGTCCCACGAAGGCTCCAAGTTGGCCGGCGTAGTTGTCGCCCAGCAAAGTTGGCGAAAAGACGGAACTTCGGTCGCCCTCGAGCTCCCCTGA